The Haploplasma axanthum region AGTTTCCAATGAAAGAGTTACAAGAAGATATTGGATAGAAAATAAATAGGAGATATAGATACTTAAAGGTGTATTTATATCTCTTTTAATAATATATTAGTATTTAAAAAGATTTATTGATATAATAACTATATATCAAATTGTCTATAAAAACTAATTGACATGTATCTTGGGAGGTAGAAATGAAAGTTAAATATATTGTTATATATTCATTAATCTTTTTTTCATTCTTGGGAATCATTTTTTTTACTAACAAAGAACGGACTAATCGAATTAATACCGAACAAGAAGCTGAACTTATTGATGTTGAAGTTAGAAATTTGATACTTGGAGATACAGAAACTATTGAAATAACAAATGTAGTAATTTATCGGATTAAAGAAGATTCATATATTTTAATAGAATTTGAAAGTACTAATGAAGAAAGTAATAAAACTAATAAATTCATCAAGGTTTTTGAAAAAGAAGATATAAAATATTCTAGTGATGAATTAAGTGAGTATCAAGAATATGAAAAAATCTTTTCTGATGTAGAAAATGATTATGATTATAAAAAAATACTTGAAAAAGAAGAAATTGAAAAGTATGTTGAAAAATATATGAATTAATTAATAATTATTATAAATTAACGAGGTAAGTGAAAACTTATCTCTTTTTTCTTTATATATAAGACTTTCGTTTGATTTTCGTTAACTGTGATTGTATTATATAAAAATAATGCTATAATCAAACTATACGATACAGATAAATTTAGGGGAGAATTTAATATGCTTAAGATTAATAAAATATCAAAGACTTATTATCCTAATCAAAAGATAGCGCTTTCAAAAATAAGTGCTGATTTTACTTTGGGAGAATTTGTTAATATAAAAGGTGTATCTGGAAGTGGGAAATCAACTTTATTAAATATAATAGCAGGAATTATTCCTTTTGATAGTGGGTCTGTTATTTTTCTTGATAATGATTATTCTAAAATAAGTGATGAAAAACTAGCTAACTTAAGAAAGAATAATATTGGGATAGTTAGTCAAGAAATCAAGTTTATTGAAACAATGACAGTTAAAAAGAATTTAGAAATTGCATGTAACATTTTAGGAATTACAACAGATAAAGTTAATGATGTACTAAATGAAGTAGATGGAATTGACTTTCTCAATAGAAAAGTTAAAACCTTATCAGGAGGAGAATTACAGAAAATCTCAATAGCAAGAATCCTTTTATATAATCCTAAATTAATAATTTTAGATGAGGTTCTTCAAAATCTAGATGAAAAAGCTAGAAATGATGTAATGAATATTATTAAAAAGATTTCAAAGGATCGCTTAATTCTTTTCGTTGATCATAATAGTTACTTATACGAAGAGTATTACACGAGAGAAATATTTATTGATAATGGGATTATAATTTATGATAAAACTATAAAAGATGTATTACCAATAACGTCCATTTCAAGTAATGATAGTGAGAATAAAAGTCAAATTAAAAAATTATTTCTAACATCAATATTTGCATCAAAAATATATACATTTAAGTATATTACGTTGGCATTTATTATGTTACTAATAACACTTATAAGTACAGTTTTTTTATTCTCATCTTTAAACGGTACAAGAAAAGTAAATGAATTACCAAAGATGATTATTCAAAAATATGATTATACATCTTTTAATGTTGCTGATCAAAACGAGTTAATAAATCTTCAAACTAATAAAACGAAAGTAGTTCAAAATATGAGTTATTATGTGTATGCCTACTATAATAATCATTACGTATCAGAGATAGAGAAATTTAAAGTGCTAAAAGAAAACTCGTTAGTAGATAGTGAAATATACTTAGGAAGAAGACCTGAAACTAATAAAGAAATAATAGCATCATTTGGAAATCTTAATGAACAAATTACATTAACAATTAATGGTACTAAAGATAAATATAAGATTGTTGGTAAAGCAAAGAGTATTACACTAGATGAGGTTAATTACGAAATTTTTGTACATGACAGTTTGATTAATAATGAAAATGATAATTATAACTATATTAATACTCTAAATGAGTTAAACTCAATAAGAGTTAATGGTCAAGAACTTAAAGTTGAAATTTCAGAAAATAATAAAGCAATAGTATATTTAAAAAATGGAAATCAAGAGGAAGATATTTATATAAAAAAAGATGATCAAAATCTTAATATTGAAAATCTTGAAGTTGTATATGATAGTGAAGAAAATAAAATCGTAATTAGTAATAATGATATTAATAAAATATTTGGTGATTTTAGAGATATTAATGAATATGTAATAAGATCAGAAAGTAGGATTAAACTTCAAGATACGATTAAGAAATTAGAGAAAAATAAATATCGTATTATAGATTTAGATTCTTTAAATATATCAAATGAAAACAAATTATCATCACTTATAACTAATGTAATAATCATTATTGTTTATTTGTTAATAATAAGTGGAATTGTTCTTTTGAATAATAGGATGACAGAAAAAAGTTATAAAGATTTTGATAAAACAGTTTATTACTATAGGATATGTGGTCTAGATAGTGGAAAAGCTAAAAAAATTAGTTTCTACTTATCCATAATATACTATCTAATAGCAACTCTTTTAGTAAGTATTTTATTTATTCTAAGTAAAGAATTCTTTGATTTTTATGCTATAAGACTTAATTATTTCTATATAGCAGTTTCGGCCATAATAATATTTGCTTCCAATATTACAAAATATTATAAGGAGATTAACTATGCAAATTAACAATATATTTAAAGAGTTTAAAGATAAAATAGTTTGTGAGAATATCAACTTTACATTTGAAAATAAAGGTTTGTATATAATAACGGGTGGAAATGGTGTTGGTAAATCAACTTTTTTAAACATAATTACTGGCGTTACAAAATTAACCAGAGGTGAGGTTATCATTGATGGCGAAAAAATAAAAAACTTTCATAAACTAAGAAATAAAAAACTTCACTATGTTACACAAAAAGAATATTTATTAGAAGAAAAAACGGTTCATGAAAATTTAGAAATTCTTAATAACTCAAAAGAAAAGATTCTCGATGTATTAAAAAAACTAAATTTGGTTGAAAATATGAATCAACTGGTTAATACATTATCAGGTGGACAAAGAAGAAGACTATCAATAGCAAGGTCATTAATGAAAGATTATGAAATAATAGTACTTGATGAGCCAACAAAAGGAATTGATCAATATAACAGTAAAAAAATGATGGAGTTCTTTGAAGAAGAAGCAAAAGAAAAATTAATAATTGTTGTTACACACGACAAATATATAACAACACTTAGTGATAATATATTTCAATATAATAAGCATGGATTGGAAAAAATTCCAAGAGAAAGTACTATTTTCAATTCATATTCAATTGATGAATTAGAAGAAGAAAATACAACTAGAAAAGTTAGAGCAAAGAAAAAAAGGAAAAAGTTGAATCTTATATTAGTTATTATAAGTTTTCTAGTTTTTATGAGTTTATCTTTACTTTATAGTAAGACACATATTAGTGACTATAAAATTTTTGTTGAAAAAGATCTTTATCTTGTTTCAAATATCAAAAATATAAAAGGGTATGAATACTTATTGGATGATAAATCAATCCCATCAAATGATATGAAGAGTGTTGAATTAATGTTTTCTAATGATAGAACATTTAATCTGAGAGGAATGTATATTAGAAGTTTAAATGAGATTACGGCAAAAGACTTAATAGTTGGAAAAATACCTGAGCAAAGAGATGAAGTTGTTATTGATAAAGGTATCTTTAGTAATTTTTTTGATGATAAAATAATTCTTAACAGTTATGGTGTTAATTTAAAAACAATTGTTGGTCATAAAATAAAGTATAGAGATAAAGAATATAAGATTACTGGAGTATCAGCAAATAGTTATAGATATTTTTATGTCGATAAAGATGAAATACTTGAAGGAGGATATTTAACAAGTATCAAACTTTTAAAAGATGATAAATATACAGTTCTTAAAGAATTATCGAATAATCAAATTTATAGCGATAAAATAAAAATTTATTCAACTAATGAAGAAGATCTGGGTAAAATAATTAAAAATATATATCAAGTTATAAGAATAATTGAAACTGTTAATGAAGGCTTCTATTTTTCAGATAATTATGAGTATGAAAAAGCACTTTTTAATTATGAATATGAAGGTTTTTATTTGAAACTAAATAATAAAGAAAGTTTGAAACTCAGCAGTGATGGTTTTCATATAAAAAACTTATATAATTTAGAAAAAGAAAAACTCATCAAACAAAATGAGGAATTTAATTTATCAACATTTAAAATTATTCTTATATTCTTAATAGTAGTGTTTATAGTAGTATATACAATAATAATAATTATAAATATTGACTATAAAAAGTACTCCACATACAGTTTGTTGGGTATTGAGAAAAATAAAATAATAAAGGAATATATAAAAGATAATTACATGTATTGGATTAGCACCTTTATTGGAATTATAGTATCAATAATTGTAATTGCATTGTTAAATTCATTAAATGTTTTAGCATAT contains the following coding sequences:
- a CDS encoding ATP-binding cassette domain-containing protein; protein product: MLKINKISKTYYPNQKIALSKISADFTLGEFVNIKGVSGSGKSTLLNIIAGIIPFDSGSVIFLDNDYSKISDEKLANLRKNNIGIVSQEIKFIETMTVKKNLEIACNILGITTDKVNDVLNEVDGIDFLNRKVKTLSGGELQKISIARILLYNPKLIILDEVLQNLDEKARNDVMNIIKKISKDRLILFVDHNSYLYEEYYTREIFIDNGIIIYDKTIKDVLPITSISSNDSENKSQIKKLFLTSIFASKIYTFKYITLAFIMLLITLISTVFLFSSLNGTRKVNELPKMIIQKYDYTSFNVADQNELINLQTNKTKVVQNMSYYVYAYYNNHYVSEIEKFKVLKENSLVDSEIYLGRRPETNKEIIASFGNLNEQITLTINGTKDKYKIVGKAKSITLDEVNYEIFVHDSLINNENDNYNYINTLNELNSIRVNGQELKVEISENNKAIVYLKNGNQEEDIYIKKDDQNLNIENLEVVYDSEENKIVISNNDINKIFGDFRDINEYVIRSESRIKLQDTIKKLEKNKYRIIDLDSLNISNENKLSSLITNVIIIIVYLLIISGIVLLNNRMTEKSYKDFDKTVYYYRICGLDSGKAKKISFYLSIIYYLIATLLVSILFILSKEFFDFYAIRLNYFYIAVSAIIIFASNITKYYKEINYAN
- a CDS encoding ATP-binding cassette domain-containing protein; the protein is MQINNIFKEFKDKIVCENINFTFENKGLYIITGGNGVGKSTFLNIITGVTKLTRGEVIIDGEKIKNFHKLRNKKLHYVTQKEYLLEEKTVHENLEILNNSKEKILDVLKKLNLVENMNQLVNTLSGGQRRRLSIARSLMKDYEIIVLDEPTKGIDQYNSKKMMEFFEEEAKEKLIIVVTHDKYITTLSDNIFQYNKHGLEKIPRESTIFNSYSIDELEEENTTRKVRAKKKRKKLNLILVIISFLVFMSLSLLYSKTHISDYKIFVEKDLYLVSNIKNIKGYEYLLDDKSIPSNDMKSVELMFSNDRTFNLRGMYIRSLNEITAKDLIVGKIPEQRDEVVIDKGIFSNFFDDKIILNSYGVNLKTIVGHKIKYRDKEYKITGVSANSYRYFYVDKDEILEGGYLTSIKLLKDDKYTVLKELSNNQIYSDKIKIYSTNEEDLGKIIKNIYQVIRIIETVNEGFYFSDNYEYEKALFNYEYEGFYLKLNNKESLKLSSDGFHIKNLYNLEKEKLIKQNEEFNLSTFKIILIFLIVVFIVVYTIIIIINIDYKKYSTYSLLGIEKNKIIKEYIKDNYMYWISTFIGIIVSIIVIALLNSLNVLAYSYLTNDFIFIIITLPLILFICLIISLIIYLDCKKVRL